Proteins encoded together in one Cervus canadensis isolate Bull #8, Minnesota chromosome 7, ASM1932006v1, whole genome shotgun sequence window:
- the LOC122445156 gene encoding dolichyl-diphosphooligosaccharide--protein glycosyltransferase subunit 4-like, translating into MSHEESLCTCAVAAGSVDKTRGARRLEGGPADTRLIRVLLDVQLSIFANMLGVSLFLLAVLCHYMAVNNPEKQE; encoded by the exons ATGTCCCATGAGGAAAGTTTGTGCACATGCGCTGTGGCAGCAGGAAGTGTGGATAAAACCAGGGGTGCAAGAAGGCTGGAGGGGGGACCTGCAGATACCAGG CTGATACGCGTGCTCCTGGATGTGCAGCTCTCCATCTTTGCCAACATGCTGGGTGTCTCACTCTTCCTGCTTGCTGTTCTCTGTCACTACATGGCCGTCAACAATCCCGAGAAGCAGGAATGA